Proteins from a genomic interval of Neisseria arctica:
- a CDS encoding ferritin-like domain-containing protein: protein MDSIYPFLEAVLLAEDAVEKCRLTNEIYQARQAGRLGCLAAGAVADFRFAGRPRRPLLVPPAQVRQRKMSTKEGYAAMLHAICHIEFNAINLALDAAYRFRLLPEAFADDWLRVAKEEAYHFSLMRGRLNDLGYDYGDFEAHNHLWDMAYKTAFDPLLRMALVPRVLEARGLDVTPGIRAKVAQRGDDETCAVLDIIYRDEVGHVQIGNYWYQYLCRKRGLEPVALFRRLLSRYDLFVFRGYVNLEARERAGFSRFELAMLEDFEASLKVRPMQGSWQQALSR, encoded by the coding sequence ATGGATTCTATTTATCCGTTTTTGGAAGCGGTGCTTTTAGCAGAAGACGCTGTTGAAAAATGTCGTTTGACAAATGAGATTTACCAAGCCCGGCAAGCTGGGCGGTTGGGGTGTTTGGCTGCCGGGGCAGTGGCTGATTTCCGTTTTGCCGGTCGGCCGCGGCGCCCTTTATTGGTGCCTCCGGCACAAGTTCGGCAGCGTAAAATGAGCACGAAAGAGGGATATGCGGCCATGCTGCATGCCATCTGCCATATAGAGTTCAACGCCATTAACTTGGCTTTGGATGCGGCTTATCGTTTCCGCCTGTTACCGGAAGCTTTTGCCGACGACTGGCTGCGGGTAGCCAAAGAGGAAGCTTACCATTTCAGCCTGATGCGCGGGCGCTTGAATGATCTGGGTTATGACTACGGTGATTTCGAAGCGCATAATCATTTATGGGACATGGCTTATAAAACCGCTTTTGATCCTTTGTTGCGTATGGCGTTAGTGCCGCGTGTGTTGGAAGCGCGCGGATTGGATGTTACACCGGGAATACGGGCCAAAGTTGCCCAGCGCGGTGATGATGAAACGTGTGCGGTTTTGGATATTATTTATCGTGATGAAGTCGGCCATGTACAGATCGGCAATTATTGGTATCAGTACCTTTGCCGGAAGCGGGGCTTGGAACCGGTGGCTTTGTTCAGGCGTTTGTTGAGTAGGTATGATTTGTTTGTTTTCCGCGGTTATGTGAATTTGGAAGCAAGAGAGCGTGCAGGTTTTAGCCGTTTTGAGCTGGCAATGTTAGAAGATTTTGAAGCATCTTTAAAAGTCCGGCCGATGCAGGGGAGTTGGCAGCAGGCATTAAGCCGTTAA
- a CDS encoding type I restriction endonuclease: MINQLTIKNQRTERRPDVVLFVNGLPLVVLDAEKCGGCPSGRKRGV; the protein is encoded by the coding sequence GTGATAAATCAACTCACCATCAAAAACCAACGCACAGAGCGCAGGCCTGATGTGGTTTTATTTGTAAACGGTTTGCCGCTGGTGGTGCTGGATGCTGAAAAATGCGGCGGATGCCCAAGCGGCCGTAAGAGGGGCGTTTAA
- a CDS encoding M48 family metalloprotease: protein MRFLEHQQKARRLSGVLLLFYMLSVVAVSVLAAVLTAWVSSIGISISADNSRSRYETVFILSFLLTGVVVAGCSWFRMRRLAKGGKVVAEALGGQRLRRHEADLGGQRLLNVVEEMAVASSMPVPAVYILPEKSINAFAAGMTPADAVIGITYGAVRMLNRNELQALVAHEFSHIVNGDMRSNMQLSGWLFGLQAISVAGRLLTFGDTQESFWDSANSVLNKKQDDAQFLPTAVLGIPLQILGWFGSWLAGLIQVAISRQREFLADASAVQFTRQTEGLASALYKAATAEDTRFHAVHAAEYAHFMFCSIDGRRRFWADWLATHPDVVERIRRISEYRARRWENAIRRAEENAAVVVFDVESGISGFAPAAYSEQAGSRERHYLLQAVRAADADYDMRQQCWADFLGAERWQSAAGDAERLLVAFAVLWLPDGIADETLSLWERHYPVRAAWYRRLRQNQLHGQVRLAIFEQLLPSLAWLSVQEKQVLQQELMRVLQGRVLSPSESWQWLMVCAYTANSESLLSIETAGIRAENILEKVAAWAAGGGSLAAPLLDKLPDVLQTAAAWQPEQRHKLYDACRYALAGQSDEEWRSGAEAALGLYLLDKGLRCKR, encoded by the coding sequence ATGCGCTTTCTCGAGCATCAGCAAAAAGCACGCCGCTTAAGTGGTGTGCTTTTGCTGTTTTATATGTTGTCGGTGGTTGCCGTATCGGTGTTGGCGGCGGTATTGACGGCTTGGGTCAGCTCTATAGGTATCAGTATTTCTGCCGATAATAGCCGAAGCCGTTATGAAACCGTTTTTATTTTGTCTTTTCTACTCACCGGAGTAGTAGTGGCCGGTTGCAGTTGGTTCCGGATGCGCCGTCTTGCCAAAGGCGGCAAGGTGGTGGCCGAAGCTTTGGGCGGACAGAGATTACGCAGGCACGAAGCGGATTTGGGTGGGCAGCGTTTGTTGAATGTGGTGGAGGAAATGGCGGTGGCTTCATCAATGCCCGTTCCCGCGGTGTATATTCTGCCGGAGAAAAGTATTAATGCCTTTGCCGCCGGTATGACGCCTGCCGATGCGGTAATCGGTATTACTTACGGTGCAGTGCGCATGCTGAACCGTAATGAATTGCAGGCCTTGGTAGCGCATGAGTTTAGTCATATTGTAAACGGCGATATGCGTAGCAATATGCAGCTTTCGGGTTGGTTGTTCGGTTTGCAGGCGATCAGCGTAGCGGGACGATTGCTGACTTTTGGTGATACGCAGGAAAGTTTCTGGGATTCGGCAAATTCGGTTTTGAATAAAAAGCAGGATGATGCACAGTTTCTGCCGACAGCCGTTTTGGGTATTCCTTTGCAGATTTTAGGTTGGTTCGGCTCATGGCTGGCGGGCTTGATTCAGGTGGCTATCAGCAGACAGCGCGAGTTTTTGGCCGATGCGTCGGCAGTGCAGTTTACGCGGCAAACAGAAGGCTTGGCCTCGGCTCTGTATAAAGCGGCAACGGCAGAAGATACTCGTTTCCATGCTGTTCATGCAGCGGAATATGCTCATTTTATGTTTTGCAGCATTGACGGCAGGCGCAGATTTTGGGCGGATTGGTTGGCGACGCATCCCGATGTAGTCGAACGCATCCGCCGCATCAGCGAATACCGTGCGCGTCGTTGGGAAAACGCTATCAGAAGGGCGGAGGAAAATGCGGCGGTGGTTGTGTTTGATGTGGAAAGCGGTATTTCCGGCTTTGCACCTGCCGCTTATTCTGAGCAGGCTGGTTCTCGTGAAAGGCACTATCTTTTGCAGGCAGTGCGTGCGGCTGATGCGGATTACGATATGCGGCAGCAGTGCTGGGCGGATTTCCTGGGAGCGGAGCGTTGGCAAAGCGCGGCAGGTGATGCCGAGCGATTGTTGGTGGCATTTGCCGTTTTATGGCTGCCTGACGGCATAGCCGATGAAACATTATCTCTTTGGGAGCGGCATTATCCGGTACGTGCCGCGTGGTATCGGCGTTTGCGGCAAAACCAACTGCACGGCCAGGTACGCTTGGCGATATTTGAACAACTACTTCCTTCTTTGGCATGGTTATCTGTGCAAGAAAAGCAGGTGCTGCAACAGGAGTTGATGCGTGTGTTGCAAGGCCGGGTTTTATCGCCGTCTGAATCTTGGCAGTGGTTGATGGTATGCGCTTATACCGCTAATAGTGAATCATTGTTGTCGATTGAAACGGCAGGTATAAGGGCGGAAAACATATTAGAAAAAGTCGCGGCATGGGCAGCGGGAGGCGGTAGTTTGGCTGCTCCCTTGTTAGACAAATTGCCTGACGTTTTACAAACTGCCGCCGCATGGCAGCCTGAGCAGAGGCATAAACTTTACGATGCATGCCGTTATGCCCTTGCGGGGCAGTCGGATGAAGAATGGCGGAGCGGTGCGGAGGCAGCGTTGGGTTTGTACCTTTTGGATAAGGGGCTTAGGTGTAAACGATAA
- a CDS encoding electron transfer flavoprotein-ubiquinone oxidoreductase codes for MTETIQRDSMQYDVVIVGAGPSGLSAAIKLKQLAEKAGREISVCVVEKGSEVGAHILSGAVIDPKSLTELLPDWKEQGAPLTRSVTEDKVLFLTAQKAHKLITPPSFQNHGNYIISLGQLTRWLAEQAESLGVEIYPGFAASEILYHEDGSVKGIATGDMGIGKDGQPTANYQPGMELWAQQTIFSEGCRGSLTKQVIKRFALDRDSQPQTYGIGIKEIWEVPEAQCKPGLVIHTIGWPLDNQTYGGSFIYHLDNNQVAVGFVVGLDYQNPYLSPFEELQRFKTHPEIRKTFEGGRRIAYGARALSEGGLQSLPKLSFKGGVLAGDCAGFLNVPRIKGIHTAMKSGMLAAEAVFGVLGESVEIESGKEASGLNELFKQSWLYRELYEVRNIRPSFRYGLWPAMIYTALEQYVFKGKAPWTLPHHGSDHSSLRKAAACHPIDYPKPDNVLTFDRLSSVFLANLSHEENQPVHLKLANFQLALDVNKADYASPETRYCPAAVYEIVEAEGKLALQINAQNCVHCKTCDIKDPTQNITWVCPEGGSGPNYGAM; via the coding sequence ATGACCGAAACAATCCAACGTGACAGCATGCAATATGATGTTGTAATTGTCGGGGCAGGGCCTTCAGGCTTAAGTGCAGCCATCAAGCTCAAACAGTTGGCTGAAAAAGCAGGCCGTGAGATCAGTGTTTGCGTTGTAGAAAAAGGCTCCGAAGTTGGTGCGCATATTTTATCCGGTGCCGTAATTGATCCGAAAAGCCTTACCGAGCTACTGCCGGATTGGAAAGAGCAGGGCGCGCCGCTTACCCGTAGCGTTACCGAAGACAAGGTATTATTTCTCACAGCCCAAAAAGCACATAAATTAATTACCCCGCCCAGTTTTCAAAACCATGGCAACTACATCATCAGCTTAGGGCAGTTAACACGCTGGCTGGCCGAACAAGCCGAGAGTTTGGGCGTGGAAATTTATCCCGGGTTTGCCGCTTCGGAAATACTTTATCACGAAGACGGTTCTGTAAAAGGTATTGCGACCGGTGATATGGGTATCGGTAAAGACGGTCAACCCACGGCAAATTACCAGCCCGGTATGGAATTATGGGCGCAGCAAACTATTTTCAGCGAAGGTTGCCGTGGTTCGTTAACCAAGCAGGTGATTAAGCGTTTTGCCTTGGATCGAGACAGCCAGCCGCAAACTTACGGTATCGGTATTAAAGAAATCTGGGAAGTCCCCGAAGCACAATGCAAGCCGGGTTTGGTTATCCATACGATAGGATGGCCTTTGGACAACCAAACCTATGGCGGTTCGTTTATTTATCATTTGGATAATAACCAGGTAGCCGTAGGATTTGTAGTTGGCTTGGATTATCAAAATCCCTATTTATCGCCGTTTGAAGAATTACAACGTTTTAAAACACACCCTGAAATACGCAAAACCTTCGAAGGCGGGCGCCGCATTGCTTACGGAGCTCGAGCCTTAAGCGAAGGAGGCTTGCAGAGTTTGCCCAAACTCAGTTTTAAAGGTGGCGTATTGGCGGGCGATTGTGCAGGCTTTTTGAATGTACCGAGGATTAAAGGCATTCATACCGCCATGAAATCCGGAATGCTGGCGGCAGAGGCCGTATTTGGCGTATTAGGCGAGAGCGTTGAAATAGAAAGCGGTAAGGAGGCTTCGGGCTTGAACGAATTGTTCAAACAAAGCTGGCTTTACCGTGAGCTTTACGAGGTACGCAATATCCGCCCCTCATTCAGATACGGACTTTGGCCCGCCATGATTTACACGGCTCTCGAGCAATACGTTTTCAAAGGCAAGGCGCCGTGGACACTTCCTCACCATGGTAGCGATCACAGCAGCTTACGTAAAGCCGCTGCTTGCCATCCGATTGATTATCCGAAGCCGGATAATGTGCTGACTTTCGACCGCCTCAGCAGCGTATTTTTGGCAAACCTCAGTCATGAAGAAAACCAGCCGGTACATTTGAAATTGGCCAATTTCCAATTAGCGTTGGATGTGAACAAAGCCGATTATGCTTCTCCGGAAACAAGATATTGCCCGGCTGCGGTATATGAAATCGTAGAGGCAGAAGGCAAACTGGCTTTGCAGATTAACGCGCAAAACTGCGTACATTGCAAAACCTGTGATATTAAAGACCCGACCCAAAACATCACTTGGGTTTGTCCTGAAGGTGGAAGCGGCCCGAATTACGGTGCTATGTAA
- the lolA gene encoding outer membrane lipoprotein chaperone LolA: MKQQRIIRTFTALALTGVISFAQAGAIDALKKFNADTDGISGNFSQTVKSKKRTQTTQGSFQILRPGLFKWEYTRPYKQTIVGDGKTIWLYDVDLAQVTKSSQNQTIGDSPAAILSNKTALESSYNLKEDGSSNGIDYVLAQPKRNNAGYQYIRIGFKGDNLAAMQLKDSFGNETSISFSNLNTKPNLSRNTFKFTPPKGVDVLSN; the protein is encoded by the coding sequence ATGAAACAACAACGCATCATCCGAACCTTTACCGCATTGGCGCTTACCGGTGTCATCAGCTTTGCACAAGCAGGCGCTATTGATGCGCTGAAAAAATTTAATGCCGATACGGACGGCATCAGCGGAAACTTCAGCCAAACCGTGAAAAGCAAAAAGCGCACCCAAACCACGCAAGGCTCCTTTCAAATCCTCCGCCCCGGCCTGTTCAAATGGGAATACACACGCCCCTACAAACAAACCATCGTTGGCGACGGCAAAACCATTTGGCTTTACGATGTTGACTTGGCACAAGTAACCAAATCATCGCAAAACCAAACCATCGGCGACAGTCCCGCCGCCATCCTTTCAAATAAAACCGCGCTTGAAAGCAGCTACAACCTGAAAGAAGACGGCAGCAGCAACGGTATCGATTATGTATTGGCACAGCCTAAACGCAACAACGCCGGCTACCAATATATCCGAATCGGCTTCAAGGGAGACAATCTGGCCGCCATGCAGTTGAAAGACAGCTTCGGCAACGAAACCAGCATTAGCTTCAGCAACCTCAATACCAAGCCGAACCTTTCACGCAATACTTTCAAATTCACACCGCCCAAAGGTGTAGACGTATTGAGCAATTAA
- a CDS encoding dihydrofolate reductase translates to MPKITLIAAYAAHRCIGINNSMPWHLPEDFAFFKQYTLGKPVVMGRKTWESLPKKPLPGRRNIVISRQAGYIAEEAEIAASLREAFEKCLHAEEIIVMGGEQIYRQSLPFATDLRITEVDLDVQGDAFFPEISRKEWEEVSREVYQSSKNIRYAFVHYKRKDTAKLDVACG, encoded by the coding sequence ATGCCTAAAATTACTTTGATTGCCGCTTATGCGGCGCACCGCTGTATCGGTATTAATAACAGTATGCCGTGGCATTTGCCCGAAGACTTTGCTTTTTTCAAACAATATACTCTCGGCAAACCGGTTGTTATGGGTAGGAAAACATGGGAATCGCTGCCTAAAAAGCCATTGCCGGGTAGGCGTAATATTGTTATCAGCAGGCAGGCAGGTTATATTGCTGAAGAGGCGGAAATTGCAGCTAGCCTTCGGGAGGCTTTTGAAAAATGTTTGCATGCTGAAGAAATCATTGTGATGGGGGGGGAGCAGATTTATCGCCAGAGCCTGCCGTTTGCAACCGATTTAAGAATTACCGAAGTGGATTTGGATGTGCAGGGCGATGCGTTTTTTCCGGAAATTTCCCGTAAAGAATGGGAAGAAGTTTCCCGAGAGGTATATCAAAGCAGTAAAAACATCCGTTATGCTTTCGTTCACTACAAAAGAAAAGATACTGCTAAGCTTGATGTGGCTTGCGGATAA
- a CDS encoding DUF1841 family protein: protein MYDVNTQDVRRFFADVWQKRFLPLELDALQQKALRIIEAHPEYHHFLENIEDYLETVWTPEKGETNPFLHMSLHLSVQEQAGIDQPPGIREIHRRLCAKFNDDWVAAEHGMMEALAETVWEAQRFGRGLDVNAYMTRLRKLLGLGQEDNARINPHEVAVSDKISSRD, encoded by the coding sequence ATGTATGACGTAAACACGCAAGACGTGCGCCGCTTTTTTGCGGATGTGTGGCAGAAGCGTTTTTTGCCTTTGGAATTGGACGCCTTGCAGCAGAAGGCTTTGCGTATTATCGAAGCGCATCCCGAATATCATCATTTTTTAGAGAATATCGAGGATTATCTGGAAACGGTGTGGACACCCGAAAAAGGTGAAACCAATCCCTTTTTACATATGTCGCTGCATTTATCCGTGCAGGAGCAGGCGGGAATCGACCAGCCGCCGGGCATCCGCGAAATCCACCGTCGCTTGTGTGCGAAATTCAATGATGATTGGGTGGCGGCTGAGCACGGCATGATGGAGGCTTTGGCCGAAACGGTATGGGAAGCCCAGCGTTTCGGGCGAGGCTTGGACGTGAATGCTTATATGACCCGTCTTCGCAAATTGTTGGGCTTAGGGCAGGAGGATAACGCCCGTATCAATCCGCATGAAGTGGCTGTTTCCGATAAAATCAGTAGTCGTGATTAG
- a CDS encoding LemA family protein, which yields MGIVLTLFLAAVFIVLPVMIYNRLVRARNEYRNALAQIQVQLKRRHDLVPNLVEAAAAALKHERQTLEAVMTARNQAAAVLQSSMGSGETAALAQSENALTSALRGLNVAVEAYPELKGNETIQALTEELSSTENRVAFARQAYNDSVMSYNNTRETFPASLLADFFGHKKNAPLLHFDDYAAIRHAPKVHLDLNG from the coding sequence ATGGGTATCGTCTTAACACTATTTCTGGCTGCAGTTTTTATCGTGCTGCCGGTAATGATTTACAACCGCTTGGTGCGCGCGCGTAATGAATACCGCAATGCGTTGGCGCAAATTCAGGTTCAGCTGAAGCGGCGTCATGATTTGGTGCCTAATTTGGTAGAGGCAGCCGCAGCGGCGTTAAAACACGAGCGGCAAACGCTTGAAGCGGTGATGACTGCGCGCAATCAGGCGGCTGCCGTATTGCAGTCTTCTATGGGTAGCGGTGAAACGGCGGCATTGGCGCAAAGCGAAAATGCGCTGACCTCGGCTTTGCGCGGATTGAATGTGGCGGTTGAGGCTTATCCTGAATTAAAAGGCAATGAAACGATACAGGCTCTAACCGAAGAATTATCGAGCACGGAAAACCGTGTGGCGTTCGCGCGGCAGGCCTACAATGATTCGGTGATGTCGTACAACAATACCCGCGAAACGTTTCCGGCTTCTTTGCTGGCTGATTTCTTCGGCCACAAGAAAAACGCTCCCTTGCTGCATTTTGATGATTATGCGGCTATTCGGCATGCGCCTAAAGTACATTTGGATTTAAACGGGTAA
- the cysD gene encoding sulfate adenylyltransferase subunit CysD, with translation MPIQNRHLDWLEAESIYIIREVIAESKNPALLFSGGKDSVVLLSLAVKAFRIPGRPLNLPFKLLHVDTGHNYPEVIRFRDETVARTGVKLVVGHVEDSIKKGTVVLRRETDSRNAAQAVTLLETIEEHGFDALMGGARRDEEKARAKERIFSFRDEFGQWDPKNQRPELWSLYNTRLFAGENMRVFPISNWTELDIWQYIERENLALPPIYYAHQREVVERNGLLVPVTPLTPKRDGETASVRSVRFRTVGDISCTCPVASTAATPSEIIAETAAATISERSATRMDDRTSEAAMEERKKAGYF, from the coding sequence ATGCCCATTCAAAATCGACACCTCGATTGGCTTGAAGCAGAATCCATTTACATTATCCGCGAAGTGATCGCCGAATCGAAAAATCCCGCCCTATTATTTTCCGGCGGAAAAGATTCGGTTGTTTTGCTTTCGCTGGCAGTCAAAGCCTTCCGCATTCCCGGCCGCCCGCTCAATCTGCCTTTCAAACTACTGCACGTCGATACCGGACACAACTACCCCGAAGTCATCCGCTTTCGGGATGAAACCGTCGCCCGCACCGGCGTAAAACTTGTTGTCGGCCATGTAGAAGACTCTATCAAAAAAGGAACAGTGGTTTTGCGCAGGGAAACCGATTCTCGTAATGCCGCGCAAGCCGTTACGCTATTGGAAACAATCGAAGAACACGGCTTCGACGCTCTAATGGGAGGCGCGCGCCGCGACGAAGAAAAAGCACGTGCTAAAGAGCGGATTTTCTCTTTCCGCGATGAGTTCGGCCAGTGGGATCCGAAAAACCAACGCCCCGAGCTGTGGAGCTTGTATAACACCCGTTTGTTTGCCGGTGAGAATATGCGCGTTTTCCCGATATCCAACTGGACAGAATTGGATATCTGGCAATATATCGAACGTGAAAACCTCGCACTACCGCCGATTTATTACGCGCACCAACGCGAAGTAGTCGAACGCAACGGTTTGCTAGTTCCCGTTACCCCGCTTACCCCCAAACGTGATGGAGAAACCGCTTCGGTAAGAAGTGTCCGCTTCCGTACTGTCGGTGATATTTCATGTACCTGTCCCGTTGCCAGCACTGCCGCCACGCCGTCTGAAATTATTGCCGAAACCGCCGCCGCCACCATTTCCGAACGCAGCGCCACCCGTATGGACGACCGCACATCAGAAGCTGCAATGGAAGAACGCAAGAAAGCCGGTTATTTCTAA
- the purE gene encoding 5-(carboxyamino)imidazole ribonucleotide mutase, whose protein sequence is MVQVGIIMGSNSDWPVMQHAAQFLQQFGVSFEARVVSAHRTPDLMFEYAETARERGIKAIIAGAGGAAHLPGMVAAKTIVPVLGVPVPSKYLRGEDSLLSIVQMPKGVPVATFAIGEAGAANAALFAVSLLANEDAELAEKLAKFRTAQEQAVLNMELPETV, encoded by the coding sequence GGCCGGTAATGCAACATGCCGCCCAATTCCTACAGCAATTCGGCGTATCCTTTGAGGCCCGTGTGGTTTCCGCACACCGCACACCCGATTTAATGTTCGAATACGCAGAAACTGCCCGTGAGCGCGGGATTAAAGCCATCATTGCAGGAGCAGGCGGCGCAGCCCATCTGCCCGGCATGGTCGCTGCCAAAACCATCGTGCCCGTTTTGGGCGTACCCGTACCGAGCAAATATCTGCGCGGCGAAGACTCCCTGCTATCCATCGTACAAATGCCAAAGGGCGTACCGGTTGCCACCTTTGCCATTGGCGAAGCAGGCGCGGCCAACGCGGCTTTATTCGCCGTTTCCCTTTTGGCTAACGAAGATGCCGAACTGGCAGAAAAACTGGCAAAATTCCGCACCGCTCAAGAACAAGCCGTTTTGAATATGGAATTACCCGAAACGGTGTAA